GTCAACTACAAAACGACGTCATCGAAATGGAGCGCTTCAAGAAGATGCTGGAGGTCCTCCCGCGCGACGGCTATCGCATCATTCCCGCCGATGTCGTGGCCTACGAACAGGGTCGCCGCCTGTCGACTGCCATCATCAAGGCCAATGTCCAAATCAACCGCTTCCGCGCCGTAGTCGACGAGCGCGGCATTGTCGGCAAGACCTCTTCCAGCACCGGAAACGTCGCCACCGTTTCCCTGATGATCGGCCCGAACTGCCGGGTCGCGGCCCGCAATACCCGGTCGCAAACGCTCGGGATCGTCAAGTGGCATTCCGGACGCGGACTCTATTTCGATGATGTCTCGTTGGATGCCGATGTCGAGCAGGGCGATACCCTGATCTCCTCCGGTTTGGGCGGTGTCTTTCCCGAGGGACTCGCGATCGGCGTCGTTGATAGTATCGAAGCGCCGACTTCAGCCTTTTTCAAACAAATTCGCGTCGCGCCGTTCGTCGATTTCGATGCGCTCGACGTCGTGATGGTGATGGAACCGCTGGAGGCGACTGATGGCAATTAGACTGCTCATCTTTCTGGTCTATGCCTATTTGACTGCCTTCTGCCAGACGCTGCTGGCCAACATTATGGCGATTCACGGCATTGCCCCCGATTTCACGATGATCATCATCCTAATCGTCGTCTTACGCGAGGAATTTGATACCGCCTATCCGATCGCCCTGATCATCGCCTTGATTGCCGACGCGCTGACACCGGAATTCTTTGGCTACGGCGCCTTCGTGCGCTTCGGCCTGGCCGCCGTCATCTATGAACTGCGCCAACACCTTAATCTGGAACCGTGGTATAGCCGATTATATGTACTGATCGGCGCGGAAGTCGTCTTCCAGCTCGGCTATCAACT
The sequence above is drawn from the Candidatus Zixiibacteriota bacterium genome and encodes:
- the mreC gene encoding rod shape-determining protein MreC, translated to MKWTSGRLYRNRKLLLTVSGLVIPLLLSVMLTGERNFVAGLLQTVFYSPFLGISNQVSSLHRVYEDNEALQREIVRLQFEQRQLQNDVIEMERFKKMLEVLPRDGYRIIPADVVAYEQGRRLSTAIIKANVQINRFRAVVDERGIVGKTSSSTGNVATVSLMIGPNCRVAARNTRSQTLGIVKWHSGRGLYFDDVSLDADVEQGDTLISSGLGGVFPEGLAIGVVDSIEAPTSAFFKQIRVAPFVDFDALDVVMVMEPLEATDGN
- the mreD gene encoding rod shape-determining protein MreD — its product is MAIRLLIFLVYAYLTAFCQTLLANIMAIHGIAPDFTMIIILIVVLREEFDTAYPIALIIALIADALTPEFFGYGAFVRFGLAAVIYELRQHLNLEPWYSRLYVLIGAEVVFQLGYQLIAGGFDFGAATQVYWESSLPTLAYTAVVGFVVFYILDLDIRLDIRRRRLD